Proteins from a genomic interval of Ensifer canadensis:
- a CDS encoding sugar-binding transcriptional regulator gives MDTARGNRAVGEGIVLPAEFDDGVVWAAWLYYVDQLTQSEIAKMLGVSRATIVNYLQEARERGLVNIRLNTEVGSRTGIARRLKDKFSLEGALVIPALDNSDLVQRLGEAGARLLADMVQPGDTIGVAWGRTVLAVADSISLPEPVEGLTVVQVSGSSIANPDFAPEFCTSLMSRRIHARCINLLAPALLSTPALKQALLAEQVLVKQFELIHSSNIILFGVGDIGPETLIRSANITGQEDIDAYQAGGAVGVLICRFIDAEGRPVRGDLDNRMVGIELNELSQVPRRLCVAGGASKLTAIRATLKGGYATHLVTDIATAEMLLQ, from the coding sequence ATGGATACGGCGCGGGGAAACCGGGCAGTCGGCGAAGGCATAGTCTTGCCTGCGGAGTTCGACGACGGCGTCGTCTGGGCTGCCTGGCTCTATTATGTCGACCAGCTCACCCAGAGCGAAATCGCCAAGATGCTCGGTGTATCCAGGGCAACGATCGTCAACTACCTGCAGGAAGCGCGCGAGCGTGGCCTGGTCAACATTCGCCTGAACACGGAAGTCGGCTCCCGGACTGGTATCGCACGGCGTCTGAAGGACAAGTTCAGCCTGGAGGGTGCGCTGGTCATTCCCGCCCTCGACAACAGCGACCTGGTGCAACGGCTTGGCGAGGCCGGTGCTCGCCTGCTTGCCGATATGGTTCAGCCAGGCGACACGATCGGCGTCGCCTGGGGCCGGACGGTGCTGGCCGTGGCCGACAGCATCTCGCTTCCCGAGCCGGTAGAGGGATTGACGGTGGTGCAGGTCTCCGGAAGCTCGATCGCCAATCCGGATTTCGCGCCTGAATTCTGCACATCCTTGATGTCGCGCCGCATCCACGCCCGCTGCATCAACCTGCTTGCACCGGCCCTGCTGTCGACACCCGCCCTGAAGCAGGCGCTTCTGGCCGAACAGGTGCTGGTCAAGCAGTTCGAGCTCATTCATTCCTCCAACATCATCCTCTTCGGTGTCGGCGACATCGGCCCCGAGACGCTGATCCGCTCGGCCAATATCACCGGGCAGGAAGACATCGACGCCTACCAGGCCGGAGGAGCGGTCGGGGTGCTGATCTGCCGCTTCATCGACGCGGAAGGCCGGCCGGTGCGCGGTGATCTCGACAACCGCATGGTCGGCATCGAACTCAACGAGTTAAGCCAGGTGCCGCGGCGCCTGTGCGTTGCCGGGGGCGCCAGCAAGCTGACGGCCATCAGGGCGACGTTGAAGGGCGGCTACGCTACCCATCTGGTCACTGACATCGCGACGGCAGAAATGCTGCTGCAATAG
- a CDS encoding carbohydrate kinase family protein, with protein sequence MAHDVSVIGLYILDILGRPVDRIPSGGNVEFIDEIRLTVAGTAGGTVVDLAKLGLNCLAVGAVGDDEKADFVLATLDRFGVDRSEMQRIAGVPTSASILNIRRNGERPALHVRGASGHFEIPADARERVLAPPIVHLGGTGLLDRLDGEPSRVLLEEAKRFGRTTTFDLLGANDNTLSLIRPLFPFIDYFMPSVEEAMLISGQKTAEDAGRFFADLGVKHCIFTLGGDGVCFLDADGKSLRLPAFEIDVVDTTGCGDAFNAGFIAGLHHRMETETALKFAQASAALVATGLGSDAGITSFEATWDFMNNARVKAN encoded by the coding sequence ATGGCGCACGACGTATCTGTAATCGGACTTTACATTCTAGATATTCTCGGCCGACCGGTGGACCGGATCCCGTCCGGCGGCAACGTCGAATTCATCGACGAGATCCGCTTGACCGTTGCGGGCACTGCCGGCGGTACGGTCGTCGACCTTGCCAAACTCGGGCTGAACTGCCTCGCGGTCGGTGCGGTCGGTGACGATGAGAAGGCGGACTTCGTGCTCGCCACGCTCGACCGCTTCGGTGTCGACCGGTCGGAGATGCAGCGCATTGCCGGCGTGCCGACATCCGCGAGCATTCTCAACATCCGCCGCAATGGCGAACGGCCGGCTTTGCACGTACGCGGCGCCTCCGGACATTTCGAGATCCCCGCGGATGCGCGCGAGCGGGTGCTGGCGCCGCCGATCGTCCATCTCGGCGGCACTGGGCTGCTCGATCGCCTCGACGGCGAACCCAGCCGCGTTTTGCTCGAGGAAGCCAAGCGCTTCGGCAGAACCACGACCTTCGACCTCCTGGGCGCGAACGACAACACGCTGTCGCTGATCCGGCCGCTTTTCCCCTTTATCGACTATTTCATGCCTTCAGTGGAGGAGGCGATGCTGATTTCCGGCCAGAAGACCGCCGAGGATGCCGGCCGTTTCTTTGCCGATCTCGGCGTCAAGCACTGCATCTTTACGCTCGGCGGCGACGGCGTCTGCTTCCTCGATGCCGACGGTAAGAGCCTGCGCCTCCCGGCATTCGAGATCGACGTGGTTGACACCACCGGCTGCGGCGACGCCTTCAATGCCGGCTTCATTGCCGGGCTTCATCATCGCATGGAGACGGAAACCGCCTTGAAGTTCGCCCAGGCATCCGCCGCGCTCGTGGCGACGGGTCTCGGCTCTGACGCCGGGATCACCTCTTTCGAGGCGACCTGGGACTTCATGAACAATGCCCGCGTGAAGGCCAACTGA
- a CDS encoding ABC transporter permease — MTDTTFNGATPAGNDKVSLGSAWRWLLRHPPVVTFALIVLVCLVVGSINTDFWQVSNLFDILRASVVRGLFALGVLVVLASGGIDVSFTAIAAFVMYTVTMLVTNLLPGLPMPVILLVAAAGGACFGALNGVLVHALRAPSLIVTIGTQYVIRSFLLTFVGTALFMNIPGSMEAFGKLALFTHQSANGSISVLPAFVLVLAVAAAVTWWILERTLMGRAVYAVGGNPGIAERLGFNLRTVHIFVFAYAGLLAGIAGIMHVASNRLANPFDLAGTELEIIAAVVLGGARITGGSGSVIGTLLGVVLITLVSNVLILVGIPSTWQLAIIGVFIVFAGTVFSLRAKG, encoded by the coding sequence ATGACCGATACGACATTCAATGGGGCCACCCCAGCTGGCAACGACAAGGTTTCGCTTGGCTCCGCCTGGCGCTGGCTGCTGCGTCATCCGCCGGTCGTGACCTTTGCGCTGATCGTGCTCGTCTGCCTGGTGGTCGGCTCGATCAATACGGACTTCTGGCAGGTGTCGAACCTGTTCGACATCCTGCGCGCTTCCGTCGTGCGCGGGCTGTTCGCGCTCGGGGTCCTGGTGGTGCTGGCGTCCGGCGGCATCGACGTTTCCTTCACCGCCATTGCCGCCTTCGTCATGTATACGGTGACGATGCTGGTCACGAACCTGCTGCCGGGGTTGCCGATGCCGGTGATTTTGCTGGTCGCTGCCGCCGGCGGCGCCTGCTTCGGAGCGCTCAATGGCGTGCTCGTCCACGCGCTGCGCGCGCCGTCGCTGATTGTGACGATCGGAACGCAATACGTCATTCGCAGCTTCCTGCTGACCTTTGTCGGCACTGCCCTGTTCATGAACATTCCGGGCTCGATGGAGGCGTTCGGCAAACTCGCGCTTTTCACCCATCAAAGCGCCAACGGCTCCATCTCGGTGCTGCCGGCCTTCGTGCTTGTGCTCGCTGTTGCGGCCGCGGTGACCTGGTGGATCCTAGAGCGTACTTTGATGGGCCGGGCGGTTTATGCGGTCGGCGGCAATCCCGGCATCGCCGAACGCCTCGGCTTCAATCTGCGCACCGTGCATATCTTCGTCTTTGCCTATGCGGGCCTGCTGGCCGGTATTGCCGGGATCATGCATGTGGCGAGCAACCGGCTTGCCAATCCGTTCGACCTTGCCGGAACCGAGCTTGAGATCATCGCCGCGGTCGTTCTCGGCGGTGCGCGCATCACCGGCGGTTCGGGTAGCGTGATCGGCACGTTGCTCGGCGTGGTGCTGATCACGCTTGTCAGCAACGTCCTCATTCTCGTCGGCATTCCGAGCACGTGGCAGCTCGCCATTATCGGCGTCTTCATCGTTTTTGCCGGCACCGTCTTCTCGCTTCGTGCAAAAGGCTAA
- a CDS encoding sugar ABC transporter ATP-binding protein → MQLKHEAGAPHPGGETSKAAIPYLEIRDVQKRFGGVRALKGVSFSIEPGQIYHLMGENGCGKSTLIKIISGAQPADAGELLIDGKPVGHLTPVAALAAGIETVYQDFSLLPNLSVAENVGLTQQLVAASGKLARRLDLGRMRQTAERALAAVNLPTTRAFLSTRTDELPMATRQLIAIARAIASDARLVIMDEPTTALTKHEVDNLICIVNRLRAKGVAVLFVTHKLDECKSIGGRAVIMRDGQKVAECDIADHTKAELGFWMTGKVLDEARYRSAPKFGEDLLVVDALSLKDTFANVSFSMRRGEIVGITGLLDSGRNELARAIAGVAPADTGRIRLNGKDVTPRKPADAIDAGIGYVPEDRLSEGLFLEKPIEENIVVPVLDRLRGAFGILDGRRSRALAKRSVEDLQVVTPDVANPVQSLSGGNQQRVLIGRWLTINPKLLVLHGPTVGVDVGSKDTIYRIIQRLADEGMGVIIISDDLLELLQNCDRIMVMRKGEVVETFQAEALEEEALYRALVEETTVRTPQ, encoded by the coding sequence ATGCAGCTCAAGCACGAAGCCGGCGCGCCGCATCCCGGCGGCGAAACCTCGAAAGCCGCAATTCCCTATCTGGAAATTCGCGATGTCCAGAAACGCTTCGGCGGCGTTCGCGCGCTGAAGGGGGTCAGCTTTTCGATCGAGCCCGGACAGATCTACCATCTCATGGGCGAGAATGGCTGCGGCAAGAGTACGCTCATCAAGATCATTTCCGGCGCGCAGCCGGCCGATGCCGGCGAACTGCTGATCGATGGCAAGCCCGTGGGCCATCTCACACCGGTTGCCGCGCTCGCGGCCGGGATCGAGACCGTCTATCAGGACTTTTCTCTGCTGCCCAACCTGTCCGTCGCCGAAAATGTCGGCCTGACGCAGCAACTGGTCGCAGCCTCCGGCAAGCTTGCCCGGCGGCTTGATCTCGGACGAATGCGCCAGACGGCGGAACGGGCGCTCGCGGCCGTGAACCTGCCGACGACCCGCGCCTTTCTTTCGACCCGCACGGACGAGCTGCCGATGGCCACGCGTCAGCTCATTGCCATTGCGCGCGCCATTGCTTCCGATGCGCGCCTCGTCATCATGGACGAGCCGACGACGGCACTGACGAAGCACGAAGTCGATAATCTCATCTGCATAGTCAACCGACTGCGCGCCAAGGGCGTCGCAGTGCTGTTCGTCACCCACAAGCTCGACGAGTGCAAGTCGATCGGCGGGCGCGCCGTCATCATGCGCGACGGCCAGAAGGTCGCCGAATGCGACATCGCCGATCACACCAAGGCCGAACTCGGCTTCTGGATGACGGGCAAGGTGCTGGACGAGGCGCGCTATCGTTCGGCGCCGAAGTTCGGCGAGGATCTGCTTGTCGTCGACGCGCTGTCGCTGAAGGATACCTTCGCCAATGTTTCCTTCTCCATGCGCCGCGGCGAGATCGTCGGTATCACCGGGCTTCTGGATTCCGGCCGCAACGAGCTGGCCCGGGCGATTGCCGGCGTCGCTCCAGCCGATACCGGACGCATCCGCCTCAATGGAAAGGATGTGACGCCCCGCAAGCCCGCCGATGCCATTGATGCCGGCATCGGCTACGTCCCCGAGGATCGCCTTTCGGAAGGTCTCTTTCTCGAGAAGCCGATCGAAGAGAACATTGTCGTGCCGGTGCTCGATCGCCTGCGCGGCGCCTTCGGCATCCTGGACGGCCGCCGCAGCCGCGCGCTGGCGAAGCGCTCGGTCGAAGACCTGCAGGTGGTCACGCCGGATGTCGCCAACCCGGTGCAGTCGCTGTCGGGCGGCAACCAGCAGCGCGTGCTTATCGGCCGCTGGCTGACCATCAATCCGAAGCTTCTGGTCCTGCACGGGCCGACCGTCGGCGTCGATGTCGGATCCAAGGACACGATCTACCGGATCATCCAGCGTCTCGCGGACGAAGGCATGGGCGTCATCATCATCAGCGACGACCTGCTCGAACTTCTGCAGAACTGCGACCGGATCATGGTGATGCGCAAAGGCGAAGTGGTGGAAACCTTCCAGGCCGAGGCGCTGGAGGAAGAGGCGCTTTACCGCGCCCTTGTAGAAGAGACGACCGTGAGGACCCCGCAATGA